From Ailuropoda melanoleuca isolate Jingjing chromosome 8, ASM200744v2, whole genome shotgun sequence, a single genomic window includes:
- the TIMM10B gene encoding mitochondrial import inner membrane translocase subunit Tim10 B: MEPQQQQQQQQLRNLRDFLLVYNRMTELCFQRCVPSLHHRALDAEEEACLHSCAGKLIHSNHRLMAAYVQLMPALVQRRIADYEAASTGPGVAAEPSGTSPSGS; encoded by the exons ATGGAGccacagcagcaacagcagcagcagcagctgaggaAC TTGCGGGACTTCCTGTTGGTCTACAATCGGATGACGGAACTCTGCTTCCAGCGCTGCGTGCCCAGCCTGCACCACCGCGCTCTGGATGCTGAGGAG GAGGCCTGTTTGCATAGCTGTGCTGGGAAGCTGATCCATTCCAACCACCGCCTCATGGCCGCTTACGTGCAGCTCATGCCTGCCCTGGTACAGCGCCGCATCGCAGACTACGAGGCCGCCTCAACTGGGCCAGGTGTTGCTGCTGAACCGTCTGGAACCTCACCATCAGGCAGCTAG